One Desulfocurvibacter africanus subsp. africanus DSM 2603 genomic region harbors:
- a CDS encoding methyl-accepting chemotaxis protein — translation MSVRNLKIGMKLGLGFGAILLIILLCTLALMPFLGKADQESMAVADHYLDYAFQADNLEKTLLRMQLTFSTASTAHDHEGVYQKRLDEQRKQFLKNINEFKDMFRRMGNMEFVRKSQEIEDSFLRFFDLGTDMVKVFQSQGMEEGHKVGARLETLARELEAKVVELRSRQTEVVKGKSADVVSAIDTVRLVLIVSGGIALALAVLTAFLLNRLIAKPIDQIAATARGIAAGDMSLRIKADTRDEVGELGAAFNVLLDKVDTMLALNRAVLDSIPDPLHLVDRDMKIVLANEATARSFKLSPQEVLGKDCADVLGSSSCSTDACPVRRLMRGETASDGQLIECVQAGRKRVLKPFVDIVRDKLGREIGFLELARDMTDVVTKEQEIEASLANLQRINSEIGQASARIAQTSEEISAQVEQVNAGAEHQKGRMAETATAMEEMNASIFEVARNAIQAAEQAEVARRKAQAGSAIVKDSVQAINAVSRLADILKGDISALGTQAGDIGRIIDVISDIADQTNLLALNAAIEAARAGEAGRGFAVVADEVRKLAEKTMHATKEVVQAIQAIQAGVERNIGSMEESAKAVEHAAELAKRSGEALDEIVPLVDATTDQIRSIATASEEQSKASEEINRHVSEVNRISSETAEGMTHAHSAVGDLAALAQQLRDVASDGNG, via the coding sequence ATGTCCGTACGGAACCTGAAGATCGGCATGAAGCTCGGCCTCGGATTTGGGGCCATCCTCCTGATCATCCTGCTATGCACTCTCGCGCTCATGCCCTTCCTTGGCAAGGCCGACCAGGAGTCCATGGCCGTCGCGGATCATTATCTGGACTATGCGTTCCAGGCCGATAATCTTGAGAAGACCTTGCTGCGTATGCAGCTGACCTTCTCCACGGCATCCACGGCCCATGATCATGAAGGCGTGTACCAAAAGAGGCTTGACGAGCAGAGAAAGCAGTTCCTCAAGAACATAAACGAATTCAAGGACATGTTCCGGCGGATGGGCAACATGGAATTTGTCCGCAAGAGTCAGGAAATCGAGGATTCCTTCCTGCGCTTTTTTGACCTGGGCACGGATATGGTCAAGGTATTTCAAAGCCAAGGGATGGAGGAAGGCCATAAGGTTGGCGCACGGCTCGAAACTCTGGCGCGCGAGCTGGAAGCCAAAGTGGTGGAGTTAAGGAGCCGACAGACGGAAGTCGTCAAAGGCAAGAGCGCCGACGTGGTCAGCGCCATCGACACAGTCCGGTTGGTGTTGATCGTGTCCGGCGGAATCGCCCTGGCGCTGGCAGTCCTCACGGCTTTCCTCCTCAACAGACTCATTGCCAAGCCCATCGACCAGATCGCGGCGACTGCCCGCGGCATAGCGGCGGGAGATATGTCCTTGCGCATCAAAGCCGACACTCGCGACGAGGTAGGTGAGCTGGGAGCCGCATTCAATGTCCTGCTGGACAAAGTCGACACCATGCTTGCGCTCAACCGGGCCGTGCTCGATTCCATCCCGGACCCTCTTCACCTCGTGGACAGGGACATGAAGATCGTGCTCGCCAACGAGGCCACTGCCCGCTCTTTCAAGCTTTCTCCACAGGAGGTGCTGGGCAAGGACTGCGCCGATGTGCTCGGATCATCATCATGCTCAACGGATGCCTGCCCGGTCCGCCGATTGATGCGCGGGGAAACTGCTTCCGATGGGCAGCTCATCGAGTGCGTTCAGGCTGGCCGAAAACGCGTCCTCAAGCCGTTTGTGGATATTGTGCGCGACAAGTTAGGCCGGGAGATCGGCTTTCTCGAACTGGCTCGCGACATGACCGACGTCGTCACCAAAGAGCAGGAGATCGAGGCAAGCTTGGCAAATCTCCAGAGAATCAACAGCGAGATAGGCCAGGCCTCGGCACGTATTGCCCAAACGAGCGAAGAAATTTCGGCTCAGGTCGAGCAGGTGAACGCAGGCGCGGAGCACCAGAAGGGCAGGATGGCCGAGACCGCAACGGCAATGGAAGAGATGAATGCAAGCATCTTCGAGGTGGCCAGAAACGCGATCCAGGCCGCTGAGCAGGCCGAAGTGGCCAGGCGCAAGGCCCAGGCAGGCTCGGCTATAGTCAAGGACTCGGTTCAGGCCATCAATGCCGTATCGCGGCTGGCCGATATCCTCAAGGGCGATATCTCCGCTCTTGGTACTCAGGCAGGGGATATCGGCCGGATCATCGACGTTATCTCCGACATTGCCGACCAAACAAACCTGCTGGCGCTCAACGCGGCCATCGAGGCGGCCCGCGCTGGCGAGGCCGGCCGGGGCTTCGCCGTAGTGGCAGACGAGGTCCGCAAGCTGGCGGAAAAGACCATGCACGCGACCAAGGAAGTCGTGCAGGCCATCCAGGCCATCCAGGCGGGAGTTGAGCGCAATATCGGCAGCATGGAGGAATCGGCCAAGGCCGTGGAGCACGCCGCGGAACTGGCCAAACGCTCTGGTGAGGCGCTGGACGAGATCGTGCCGCTCGTCGACGCGACAACGGATCAGATACGCTCCATCGCGACCGCCTCGGAGGAACAGTCTAAGGCCAGCGAAGAGATCAACCGTCACGTGAGTGAGGTAAACCGCATCTCTTCCGAGACGGCCGAGGGCATGACCCACGCCCATTCAGCCGTAGGAGACTTGGCGGCGCTGGCCCAACAACTGCGGGATGTCGCCAGTGACGGCAACGGATGA
- a CDS encoding SHOCT domain-containing protein, whose product MFGCSQWGTGLGSFFHFPGGGLFGLLIQLLLMVGLVWLVLRAFGVFKERSVLNRDRDHSLLLLKERFARGEISDEEYWRMREVLEG is encoded by the coding sequence ATGTTTGGTTGCAGCCAATGGGGAACGGGGCTGGGCAGCTTCTTTCACTTTCCGGGCGGGGGCCTGTTCGGTCTGTTAATACAGCTCCTGCTCATGGTCGGCCTTGTTTGGCTCGTGCTGCGTGCTTTCGGTGTCTTCAAGGAAAGGAGCGTCCTCAATCGGGACCGGGATCATTCCCTACTTTTGCTTAAGGAAAGATTTGCCCGGGGTGAAATCAGCGATGAAGAATACTGGCGCATGCGCGAGGTTTTGGAGGGATAG
- a CDS encoding ATP-binding protein: protein MILRRLKAIPLGAQASPWLIIGFSLILVAVVTTLAVVNAHREERNVRQILLDKGGALIRAFEAGARTGMMGHLGQGAEVQTLLEETAQQEGILYLVLTDQSGRILAHSDRERIGERFMPQSAFSELRPSQDEQWRMAPLGGGAEAFEVYKNFTPLEGGAGSHDMNTGMGEQGHHGGNASGFWCAGDTQWPRRVQPGVAEEEPIIFVGLDPEPFEHARWQDLRITLIISAVLLLLGFAGVVSLYWAQSYRASRRLLQDTRALAAEVVSSLPAALLVLDPQGRISLANESAEELFGTRHCELVGRPVQEVLPAELGRLLDDTGATHSAEAIERELDATIPGRGRVPVSASVSRIVTEDGHGVGTVLTLRDLSEIRQLQEELRRKEKLAAVGRLAAGVAHEIRNPLSSIKGFATYFGGLFEEGSENKESARIMIREVDRLNRVITELLEYTRPMEIKPAAVDVTDLVAHSLRLVREDARVSGVDVRYTPNGPLPARLDPDRISQALLNLLLNAIQAMDTGGALDVGLARKGRHLTISVRDTGKGIAPEDVGRIFDPYFTTKPKGTGLGLAIVQKIVEAHGGEIAVESEPGQGSTFTMMLPDQAGTTSEAA, encoded by the coding sequence ATGATTTTAAGGCGACTCAAGGCAATCCCACTCGGGGCTCAGGCCTCGCCCTGGCTGATCATCGGCTTCTCACTCATCCTCGTGGCCGTGGTCACAACCCTTGCCGTGGTCAATGCGCACCGGGAGGAGCGCAATGTCCGGCAAATCCTGCTCGACAAGGGCGGGGCGCTCATCCGGGCCTTCGAGGCCGGAGCCAGAACCGGCATGATGGGCCATCTTGGACAGGGGGCGGAAGTACAGACGCTGCTTGAAGAGACCGCCCAGCAAGAAGGCATCCTCTACCTCGTACTCACGGACCAAAGCGGCCGTATCCTGGCCCACAGCGACCGAGAGCGCATCGGCGAGCGCTTCATGCCCCAGAGCGCGTTCTCCGAACTGCGCCCATCTCAGGATGAGCAGTGGCGCATGGCCCCGTTGGGTGGTGGGGCCGAGGCGTTCGAGGTGTATAAAAATTTCACCCCGCTTGAGGGCGGAGCGGGCTCACATGACATGAACACGGGCATGGGAGAACAAGGGCATCACGGAGGGAATGCCAGCGGCTTCTGGTGCGCGGGCGACACCCAGTGGCCGCGCCGGGTCCAGCCGGGCGTCGCGGAGGAGGAGCCGATCATCTTCGTTGGCCTGGACCCCGAGCCGTTCGAGCATGCCAGATGGCAGGACCTACGCATCACCCTGATCATCTCGGCCGTTCTTCTTCTGCTCGGCTTCGCGGGCGTGGTCTCACTCTACTGGGCCCAGTCCTACCGGGCCTCGCGCAGGCTCCTCCAGGACACGCGCGCTCTGGCCGCCGAGGTCGTCTCCAGCCTTCCGGCGGCGCTGCTCGTTCTCGACCCGCAGGGGCGCATCAGCCTGGCCAATGAGTCCGCCGAGGAGCTTTTTGGCACCCGTCACTGCGAGCTTGTCGGCAGGCCCGTTCAGGAGGTGCTGCCTGCGGAACTGGGCAGACTCCTGGACGATACCGGCGCGACCCACTCCGCTGAGGCCATCGAGCGTGAGCTGGATGCAACCATCCCTGGCCGCGGCCGAGTGCCCGTGAGCGCAAGCGTCTCACGCATCGTTACCGAGGACGGGCATGGCGTGGGCACTGTGCTCACCCTGCGAGACTTGAGCGAAATACGTCAGCTCCAGGAGGAGCTGCGCCGCAAGGAGAAGCTCGCGGCCGTTGGTCGGCTGGCCGCCGGCGTGGCGCACGAGATCCGCAATCCCTTAAGCTCCATCAAGGGCTTCGCGACCTACTTCGGCGGCCTGTTCGAGGAGGGCAGCGAGAACAAGGAATCCGCGCGCATCATGATCCGCGAGGTGGACCGGCTCAACCGGGTCATCACCGAGCTGCTCGAATACACGCGGCCCATGGAGATCAAGCCCGCGGCCGTGGACGTAACCGACCTCGTGGCGCACAGCCTGCGCCTTGTGCGCGAGGATGCCCGCGTCTCGGGCGTCGATGTGCGCTACACCCCGAACGGTCCACTTCCGGCCAGGCTTGATCCCGACCGCATATCCCAGGCACTGCTCAATCTTCTGCTCAACGCCATTCAGGCCATGGACACGGGCGGGGCACTGGATGTGGGTCTTGCTCGCAAGGGTCGCCACCTGACCATTTCCGTGCGCGACACAGGCAAGGGCATCGCCCCGGAGGACGTGGGGCGCATCTTCGATCCCTACTTCACGACCAAGCCCAAGGGCACGGGCCTTGGGCTGGCCATCGTCCAGAAAATCGTCGAGGCGCACGGCGGCGAGATCGCGGTTGAGAGCGAGCCGGGCCAGGGCAGCACGTTCACCATGATGCTGCCGGACCAGGCT
- a CDS encoding TolC family protein: protein MKVSTSFAMALLAAFILLPAWGWAGSTPDLPELISEALSRNREVLAARAAWRAAGERPSQAGALPDPQLSVGVMNLPTSFRFDEEDMTMKQVQLSQMFPWYGKRDLRGEAASQEAEAARQRYIETANRVVRELREVYYELFFVAQQARLVEANLGVLSQFVEVAKAAYVSGTGTQADMLRAQTQHARMIDERLMVERERVMVTARLMSLLDQPAGSRIEPPENLPATEPPSWSSDELLELALEQRPMLKEAQAMTQARRREIELARKEYWPDVEVMVAYGQRGEVMGNRLDDMLTTAVSINVPLWRDSKLDPMLREAKQAERQAAESYQSGVNEIEFELWQALAKARRARESLALYDTGILPQARLTVESSLSGYRVGKLDFLSLTEAQMNLYASEVARARALTDYSQAVAEIDYIIGSQPLEMAK, encoded by the coding sequence ATGAAAGTATCCACCTCGTTCGCAATGGCCCTGCTGGCCGCCTTTATTCTGCTGCCCGCCTGGGGCTGGGCCGGTTCAACTCCAGATTTGCCCGAGCTGATCTCCGAGGCTCTCAGCCGCAACCGCGAGGTGCTGGCCGCCCGGGCGGCGTGGCGGGCGGCCGGAGAACGCCCTTCGCAGGCCGGGGCGCTCCCTGACCCGCAACTAAGTGTCGGTGTAATGAACCTGCCCACAAGCTTCAGGTTCGACGAGGAAGACATGACCATGAAGCAGGTGCAGCTCTCGCAGATGTTTCCCTGGTACGGCAAACGGGATCTACGGGGGGAGGCGGCCAGCCAGGAGGCCGAGGCGGCCCGCCAGCGCTACATCGAGACGGCCAACCGCGTGGTGCGCGAGCTGCGGGAGGTTTATTACGAATTGTTCTTCGTCGCGCAGCAGGCCCGACTGGTCGAGGCCAATCTGGGCGTGCTGAGCCAGTTCGTCGAAGTCGCCAAGGCTGCCTATGTTTCTGGCACAGGCACGCAGGCCGACATGCTGCGCGCCCAGACCCAGCACGCCAGGATGATTGATGAGCGGCTCATGGTCGAACGCGAGCGGGTGATGGTTACTGCACGCCTAATGAGCCTCCTCGACCAGCCGGCCGGTTCGCGGATCGAGCCTCCGGAGAACTTACCTGCTACCGAACCGCCTTCCTGGAGCAGCGACGAATTGCTTGAGTTGGCCCTGGAGCAGCGCCCCATGCTCAAGGAAGCCCAGGCCATGACCCAGGCCCGCCGGCGCGAGATCGAGCTGGCCCGCAAGGAGTATTGGCCCGACGTCGAGGTCATGGTCGCATACGGACAGCGAGGCGAAGTCATGGGCAACAGGCTCGATGACATGCTCACGACCGCCGTGAGCATAAACGTGCCCCTGTGGCGGGACTCGAAGCTCGACCCCATGCTGCGCGAGGCGAAACAGGCCGAGCGGCAGGCTGCCGAGAGCTACCAGTCCGGCGTCAACGAGATCGAGTTCGAGCTGTGGCAGGCCCTGGCCAAGGCCAGACGGGCAAGGGAATCGCTCGCGCTTTATGATACAGGCATCTTGCCCCAGGCCCGCCTGACCGTGGAGAGTTCGCTCTCGGGCTACCGCGTGGGCAAGCTCGATTTCCTGAGCCTGACCGAGGCCCAGATGAACCTCTATGCCTCCGAGGTGGCCAGGGCCCGCGCCCTGACCGACTATTCCCAGGCAGTGGCCGAGATCGACTATATAATCGGCTCACAGCCTCTGGAGATGGCAAAGTGA
- a CDS encoding transporter — protein sequence MLKIGAQIATTSMTAILLLAAMLTIPAIARAHDHPQVDDNIPLRVEDAYATPYRNREVQGVFRYERTDKGEDRFLLEPIIEVGVWHNTEVELSAPFYLGDADDRGSGDINLSGLYNFNQEGLWLPALGLKGKLTFPSGEDSEGVDTELKFLATKTLGRTSWLNQLHVNASWFYNNERLDDEREHYWAAVLGWSARLTTDLIFVADVWREATKIKDEEQNVAEIGLRYMLRPNLVIAIGGGPGFGDESPEFLTTTGFQYSF from the coding sequence ATGCTCAAGATAGGCGCTCAAATCGCCACTACCTCTATGACAGCAATTCTTCTCCTTGCGGCCATGCTCACGATCCCGGCGATCGCACGAGCCCACGATCACCCACAGGTTGACGACAATATCCCTCTGCGCGTGGAGGATGCCTACGCCACGCCTTACCGCAACCGTGAGGTCCAGGGTGTGTTCCGCTACGAACGCACGGACAAAGGTGAGGATCGTTTCCTCCTGGAGCCTATTATCGAGGTGGGAGTGTGGCACAACACCGAGGTTGAACTCTCAGCGCCGTTCTACCTTGGCGATGCCGACGACCGGGGCAGTGGGGACATCAACCTGTCTGGGCTCTACAACTTCAACCAGGAAGGGCTCTGGCTGCCGGCGCTCGGCCTCAAGGGCAAGCTGACCTTCCCTTCGGGCGAGGACAGCGAGGGCGTAGACACGGAGCTCAAGTTCCTGGCCACCAAGACCCTGGGCCGCACCTCCTGGCTCAACCAGCTGCACGTAAACGCGTCCTGGTTCTACAACAACGAGCGACTCGACGACGAGCGCGAGCACTACTGGGCCGCGGTCCTTGGCTGGAGCGCGCGGCTCACCACCGACCTCATCTTCGTGGCCGATGTCTGGCGCGAGGCGACCAAGATCAAGGACGAGGAGCAGAACGTGGCCGAGATCGGCCTGCGCTACATGCTGCGGCCCAATCTGGTCATCGCCATTGGAGGTGGCCCCGGTTTCGGCGACGAGTCGCCCGAATTCCTGACCACCACCGGCTTCCAGTATTCATTTTAG
- a CDS encoding efflux RND transporter periplasmic adaptor subunit, translated as MKTCRILLTAALLVLLRAPAFAQGHAGHGGPPAAEPRAETQTKPPATAPPTSAQEHAGHGEPPATQPPAAAPPEAIHISPQRQQQIGVRYTTVEHRRLVKELRAVARVVYNEQALATIAPKIGGWIESLYVNTTGELVKKGQRLLDIYSPELLATQEEYLVALRAKRELVRSPYPGVAESGEALLEAARRRLELWDISETQIERLERSGKPTKTLSLYSPLDGYVINKEALEGMEVRPGMPLYRIADLSNVWVEGDFYEYEVPFIEVGQRAEVRLPYLPDEVLSGRVSYIYPYLNVETRTVRVRMEFPNPQVRLKPGMYANVNLNIDLGHRLAVLAQALLDTGTRTVAFVDRGQGYLETREVAAGAKAGDYYVVEDGLQAGERVVASANFLIASESKLREALGGAAHAGH; from the coding sequence GTGAAGACTTGCCGCATTCTCCTTACGGCTGCGCTGCTCGTCCTGTTGCGCGCGCCGGCGTTTGCCCAGGGGCACGCAGGCCATGGCGGACCGCCAGCCGCCGAACCCCGAGCCGAGACGCAAACTAAGCCTCCGGCGACAGCTCCACCGACCTCTGCCCAGGAGCACGCTGGCCACGGTGAGCCTCCAGCCACCCAACCTCCAGCGGCAGCCCCACCCGAGGCCATCCACATCAGCCCCCAGCGCCAACAGCAGATCGGCGTGCGCTATACGACCGTGGAGCATCGCCGTCTGGTCAAGGAGCTGCGCGCCGTGGCCAGGGTCGTCTACAACGAGCAGGCGCTGGCCACGATTGCGCCCAAGATCGGCGGCTGGATCGAGAGCCTGTACGTCAACACCACGGGCGAATTGGTCAAAAAGGGGCAGCGGCTGCTCGACATCTACAGCCCCGAGCTGCTGGCGACCCAGGAGGAATACCTGGTTGCCTTGCGCGCCAAACGGGAGCTTGTCCGCAGTCCCTACCCGGGCGTGGCCGAGAGCGGCGAGGCCTTGCTTGAGGCGGCCCGACGTCGGCTTGAGCTTTGGGACATAAGCGAAACCCAGATTGAGCGACTTGAGCGCAGCGGCAAGCCGACCAAGACCCTCAGCCTCTATTCGCCCCTGGACGGCTACGTGATCAATAAGGAGGCCCTGGAAGGCATGGAGGTGCGCCCCGGGATGCCCCTCTACCGGATAGCCGACCTGTCGAACGTGTGGGTCGAGGGAGACTTCTACGAATACGAGGTGCCCTTCATCGAGGTCGGGCAGAGGGCCGAGGTGCGCCTGCCCTATCTGCCGGATGAGGTGCTGTCTGGCCGGGTCAGCTACATATATCCCTACCTGAATGTGGAGACACGCACGGTGCGCGTGCGCATGGAGTTTCCCAATCCACAGGTGCGCCTGAAGCCCGGCATGTACGCCAACGTAAATCTCAATATCGATCTGGGCCATCGACTTGCTGTGCTGGCACAAGCCCTGTTGGACACTGGCACGAGGACGGTCGCCTTCGTCGACCGCGGTCAGGGATATCTGGAGACCCGCGAGGTGGCGGCCGGGGCCAAGGCGGGCGACTACTACGTTGTCGAGGACGGCTTGCAAGCCGGCGAGCGTGTCGTCGCCAGCGCCAACTTCCTCATCGCTTCCGAGAGCAAGCTGCGGGAAGCACTGGGTGGAGCCGCCCATGCGGGCCACTAA
- a CDS encoding calcium-binding protein — translation MKSILVALFATTLLVSTVYAAKNFEGVDADKDGKVTQSEVQQAGLTLDKDTFTKADADGDGTLNADEFKNYHVSGHSHG, via the coding sequence ATGAAGAGCATTCTCGTAGCCCTTTTCGCGACCACGCTGCTCGTCTCCACCGTTTACGCGGCCAAAAACTTCGAGGGTGTCGATGCGGACAAGGACGGGAAAGTCACCCAGAGTGAGGTGCAGCAAGCGGGCCTAACTTTGGACAAGGATACATTCACCAAGGCCGATGCCGACGGAGACGGAACGCTCAATGCAGATGAGTTTAAGAACTACCACGTAAGCGGCCATTCGCACGGCTAG
- a CDS encoding copper-translocating P-type ATPase, with translation MDHRDHEHRHHEHEAEKQADAREPVAERSVHGTAQKRKHEHAGPKDHGSHHEHMVADFRRRFWVSLVLTLPILAVSPMFKDLVGLEDFLRFPGEMYVLLGFASTVFFYGGYPFYTGLFRELRDRRPGMMTLIGLAIGVAYFYSAAVALGLPGATFFWEVATLIDVMLLGHWLEMRSVMAASSALEELARLLPSTAHRLSEDGGTEDVAVDDLVSGDRIVIKPGEKIPADGKIDRGESSINESMLTGESTPVSKGPGGKVIGGSVNGEGSLTVRVTQTGEESYLSQVINLVKQAQESKSRSQHLADRAALWLTIIALTAGTLTMIAWWFLLGREFVFALERTVTVMVITCPHALGLAVPLVVAVSTALAAGNGFLIRNRGAFERARNLDAVLFDKTGTLTMGEFRVAETVPLEGTSEEELLRLAGSVEAHSEHPIARGIMASLKERGIEPADMENFQALKGKGAKALVDGREIAVVSQGYLDEQRMETPKSIANLFSGGRTVSFVLADGRLLGGIALADKVRESSKGAVARLNEMGVKCIMITGDNEATAESVARQIGLDEYFAQVLPDKKAEKVKEVQGRGLVTAMVGDGINDAPALAQADVGIAIGAGTDVAMETADIILVRSDPGDVAAIVGLAKKTHRKMIQNLLWATGYNVFAIPLAAGVLARWGVVLSPAAGAILMSLSTVIVAINARLLRFDRKV, from the coding sequence ATGGACCACCGAGATCATGAACACAGGCATCATGAGCATGAGGCCGAGAAGCAGGCTGACGCGCGCGAGCCCGTGGCCGAGCGCTCCGTGCATGGCACTGCCCAGAAGCGCAAGCACGAGCACGCCGGCCCAAAGGACCATGGCAGCCACCACGAGCACATGGTCGCCGACTTCCGTCGCAGGTTCTGGGTCTCCCTCGTCCTGACGCTGCCCATCCTGGCCGTTTCGCCCATGTTCAAGGACCTTGTCGGCCTGGAGGACTTCCTGCGCTTCCCAGGGGAGATGTACGTCCTGCTCGGCTTCGCCTCGACCGTGTTCTTTTACGGGGGCTACCCCTTCTATACAGGACTGTTCAGGGAGTTGCGCGACCGCCGACCGGGCATGATGACCCTCATCGGGCTGGCCATCGGCGTGGCCTACTTCTACAGCGCGGCCGTGGCGCTCGGGCTGCCTGGGGCGACCTTCTTTTGGGAAGTGGCGACGCTCATCGACGTCATGCTCCTGGGGCACTGGCTCGAGATGCGCTCGGTCATGGCCGCGTCTTCGGCCCTAGAGGAACTGGCCAGACTGCTGCCTAGTACGGCGCATCGCCTCTCGGAAGACGGCGGAACCGAGGATGTGGCGGTGGACGACCTCGTCTCGGGCGATCGCATCGTCATCAAACCGGGCGAGAAAATTCCGGCCGACGGCAAGATCGACAGGGGCGAATCCTCCATCAACGAGTCCATGCTCACCGGCGAGTCCACACCCGTGAGCAAGGGCCCCGGCGGCAAGGTCATCGGCGGCTCGGTCAACGGCGAAGGCTCGCTTACGGTGCGCGTCACCCAGACTGGCGAGGAGTCCTATCTTTCGCAGGTCATCAATCTGGTCAAGCAGGCCCAGGAGAGCAAGTCGCGCTCGCAGCACCTCGCGGACCGCGCAGCCCTGTGGCTGACCATAATCGCCCTGACCGCCGGCACGCTGACCATGATCGCCTGGTGGTTCCTACTTGGCCGCGAATTCGTGTTCGCCCTTGAGCGCACCGTGACAGTCATGGTTATCACCTGTCCGCACGCCCTAGGGCTGGCCGTGCCGCTGGTTGTGGCCGTGTCCACGGCGCTGGCGGCGGGCAACGGCTTTCTCATCCGCAATCGCGGGGCGTTCGAGCGTGCCCGCAACCTGGACGCCGTGCTTTTCGACAAGACCGGCACCCTGACCATGGGCGAGTTCCGCGTGGCCGAGACCGTGCCCCTGGAAGGGACTTCGGAAGAGGAACTGCTGCGCCTGGCGGGATCGGTGGAGGCCCACTCCGAGCACCCCATCGCTCGCGGCATCATGGCCTCCCTGAAGGAGCGAGGCATCGAGCCAGCGGACATGGAAAACTTCCAGGCCCTCAAGGGCAAGGGGGCCAAGGCCCTGGTGGACGGGCGCGAAATCGCAGTGGTCAGCCAGGGCTACCTTGACGAGCAGCGCATGGAGACGCCAAAGTCCATTGCGAACCTCTTCTCGGGCGGCAGGACCGTTTCCTTCGTGCTCGCGGACGGCCGGTTGTTAGGCGGGATCGCCCTGGCGGACAAGGTGCGCGAATCCTCCAAGGGAGCGGTGGCCCGCCTGAACGAGATGGGCGTCAAATGCATCATGATAACTGGCGACAACGAGGCCACGGCCGAGAGCGTCGCCCGGCAAATCGGACTGGACGAGTACTTCGCGCAGGTGCTCCCGGACAAGAAGGCCGAGAAGGTCAAGGAGGTCCAGGGCCGGGGGCTAGTCACGGCAATGGTCGGGGACGGCATCAACGATGCGCCCGCACTAGCCCAGGCAGATGTGGGCATCGCTATCGGTGCGGGTACCGACGTGGCCATGGAGACGGCAGACATCATACTCGTACGCAGCGACCCCGGAGACGTGGCGGCCATCGTCGGCTTGGCCAAGAAGACTCACCGTAAGATGATCCAGAACCTCCTCTGGGCCACGGGCTACAACGTGTTCGCCATCCCGCTCGCCGCCGGCGTCCTCGCGCGCTGGGGCGTCGTGCTCAGCCCCGCCGCCGGGGCCATCCTCATGTCGCTGTCCACGGTCATTGTGGCTATCAACGCGCGCCTGCTACGATTCGACCGAAAGGTGTAA